From a single Micromonospora pallida genomic region:
- a CDS encoding SDR family oxidoreductase has translation MTDLFSVEGKTVLVTGGSRGIGLMIARGFVQAGAEVIISSRKADVCEHVAAELSAYGRCVAIPADLGADGGAEALATAVREHTPRLDVLVNNAGATWGAPLEAYPDSAFDKLWAVNVKAVFRLTAALLPVLRAAASADDPARVINIGSVDGIRVPFMEVYAYSATKAAVHMLTRSLAHQLAAEHVTVNAIAPGPFESKMMAFALDDPATRATIEQQVPLGRIGRPEDMAGTAIYLASRAGAYLTGAIIPVDGGITTHG, from the coding sequence ATGACGGATCTGTTCTCGGTCGAAGGCAAGACGGTCCTGGTCACCGGAGGCTCGCGAGGTATCGGGCTGATGATCGCCCGGGGCTTCGTCCAGGCCGGGGCGGAGGTGATCATCTCCTCCCGGAAGGCGGACGTCTGCGAGCACGTCGCCGCCGAACTGTCCGCGTACGGGCGGTGCGTGGCGATCCCCGCCGACCTCGGTGCCGACGGTGGGGCGGAGGCGTTGGCCACCGCTGTCCGGGAACACACCCCTCGGCTCGACGTGCTGGTGAACAACGCCGGGGCCACCTGGGGCGCGCCGCTGGAGGCGTACCCGGACAGCGCCTTCGACAAGCTCTGGGCGGTCAACGTCAAGGCGGTGTTCCGGCTCACCGCCGCACTGCTGCCCGTGCTGCGCGCGGCGGCCAGCGCCGACGACCCGGCCCGCGTGATCAACATCGGTTCGGTGGACGGCATCCGCGTACCGTTCATGGAGGTGTACGCCTACTCGGCCACCAAGGCGGCCGTGCACATGCTCACCCGCAGCCTCGCCCACCAGCTCGCCGCAGAGCACGTGACGGTCAACGCGATCGCGCCCGGCCCGTTCGAGAGCAAGATGATGGCGTTCGCGCTCGATGACCCGGCCACCCGGGCCACCATCGAGCAGCAGGTGCCCCTGGGTCGCATCGGCCGCCCCGAGGACATGGCCGGCACCGCGATCTACCTGGCGTCCCGCGCCGGGGCGTACCTGACCGGCGCGATCATCCCGGTCGACGGCGGAATCACCACGCACGGTTGA
- a CDS encoding helix-turn-helix domain-containing protein, which yields MVSSGQLAPATDACPAPTSTGIRSLTLGDLGPDPAWRRPVLIEADHLILVTGGHGTLEVDFRPLPCRPGTMLRLRPGQAVRRTDALDAVVLRWGAVALHGLDVDPDTVPTHTQLVGEDEEAVINEVSQLVVDCRRQRGPAGESLLRLQLAVLLLRLTLTGAPVNGTDSRTFRRLCRDVEHHYRYTRRVEDYADRLGCSVRTLTRACLAVTGRSAKQVIDERVALQARRMLAATDEPIARIGRYLGFPEPTNFGRFFSREVGLSPGAFRATGGRVAAPARITRPRPPHWTDRA from the coding sequence ATGGTCTCTTCCGGTCAGCTCGCCCCGGCCACGGACGCCTGTCCCGCGCCGACCTCCACCGGGATCCGATCCCTCACGCTGGGTGATCTCGGCCCCGACCCGGCGTGGCGGCGGCCGGTGCTGATCGAGGCGGACCACCTGATCCTGGTCACCGGCGGTCACGGCACCCTCGAGGTGGACTTCCGCCCACTCCCCTGCCGACCGGGCACCATGCTGCGGCTCCGACCCGGTCAGGCGGTGCGGCGCACCGACGCGCTGGACGCGGTGGTGCTGCGCTGGGGTGCCGTCGCCCTGCACGGGCTGGACGTCGACCCGGACACGGTGCCGACCCACACCCAACTCGTCGGCGAGGACGAGGAAGCGGTGATCAACGAGGTCAGCCAGCTCGTGGTGGACTGCCGCCGGCAGCGGGGCCCGGCCGGCGAGAGCCTGCTCCGGCTCCAACTCGCCGTCCTGCTGCTGCGCCTGACACTGACCGGCGCCCCGGTGAACGGAACGGATTCCCGTACGTTCCGGCGGCTCTGCCGGGATGTCGAGCACCACTACCGGTACACCCGCCGGGTCGAGGACTACGCCGACCGGCTGGGCTGCTCGGTGCGTACCCTCACCCGGGCCTGCCTGGCGGTGACCGGACGCAGCGCCAAGCAGGTCATCGACGAGCGGGTGGCGTTGCAGGCACGCCGGATGCTCGCGGCGACCGACGAGCCGATCGCGCGGATCGGCCGGTATCTCGGTTTCCCGGAGCCGACCAACTTCGGCCGGTTCTTCAGCCGGGAGGTCGGGCTGAGCCCGGGTGCCTTCCGGGCGACCGGTGGGCGGGTCGCCGCCCCCGCCCGGATCACCCGCCCTCGGCCGCCGCATTGGACCGACCGGGCATGA
- a CDS encoding RrF2 family transcriptional regulator, producing the protein MQISARGDYAVRATLSLASAYPSLLSTQTIAAEQDMPRKFLEAVLADLRRAGIVRAQRGAEGGYTLARPPREIAIGAILRAVDGPLAGVRGVRPEETEYLGAAENLPRLWVAVRAAVRQVVDEVTLADLSSGRLPAHVRRLTTRPGAWEPR; encoded by the coding sequence GTGCAAATCTCGGCACGCGGCGACTACGCGGTACGGGCGACGCTGAGCCTCGCCTCCGCGTACCCTTCGCTGCTCTCCACTCAGACCATCGCCGCGGAGCAGGACATGCCGCGCAAGTTCCTCGAAGCCGTCCTGGCGGACCTGCGCCGGGCCGGCATCGTCCGGGCCCAGCGGGGGGCCGAGGGCGGGTACACCCTGGCCCGGCCACCCCGGGAGATCGCCATCGGGGCGATCCTGCGGGCGGTGGACGGGCCGCTGGCCGGTGTCCGGGGCGTACGCCCGGAGGAGACCGAGTACCTGGGCGCGGCGGAGAACCTGCCCCGCCTCTGGGTCGCCGTCCGGGCCGCCGTCCGGCAGGTCGTCGACGAGGTGACCCTGGCCGACCTGTCCAGCGGCCGGCTGCCGGCCCACGTCCGGCGGCTGACCACCCGGCCGGGCGCCTGGGAGCCGCGCTGA
- a CDS encoding DUF4236 domain-containing protein, with product MGLMFRKRKKYGPLILNFTENGFSSWSVKIGRWSWNSRARAHRVDLPGPLSWKQDKSRSRA from the coding sequence ATGGGCCTGATGTTCCGGAAGCGCAAGAAGTACGGTCCGCTGATCCTCAACTTCACCGAGAACGGCTTCTCCTCCTGGAGCGTGAAGATCGGCCGCTGGTCCTGGAACTCCCGGGCCCGGGCGCACCGGGTCGACCTGCCCGGCCCGCTCTCCTGGAAGCAGGACAAGTCCCGGTCGCGGGCGTAG
- a CDS encoding VOC family protein has protein sequence MGIHRLNHAVLFVREVERSVAFYRDVLGFRRVPMTPDGFTGAAFLQAPGSTNDHDLGLFEIGAAAGPSEAGRRTVGLYHLAWEVDTLDELAATAERLAEAGALVGSSDHGTTKSLYARDPDGLEFEVVWLVPADRLDDAARAARTRIGRLDLDRERQRYGGQTRGGVGVSVPA, from the coding sequence ATGGGAATCCACCGCCTCAACCACGCTGTCCTCTTCGTCCGTGAGGTCGAGCGCAGCGTCGCCTTCTACCGCGACGTGCTCGGCTTCCGCCGGGTGCCGATGACCCCGGACGGCTTCACCGGCGCCGCCTTCCTCCAGGCGCCCGGCTCGACCAACGACCACGACCTCGGCCTCTTCGAGATCGGTGCGGCCGCCGGCCCGTCCGAGGCAGGCCGGCGCACCGTCGGGCTCTACCACCTGGCCTGGGAGGTCGACACCCTCGACGAACTGGCCGCCACCGCCGAGCGGCTCGCCGAGGCCGGCGCACTGGTCGGCAGCTCCGACCACGGCACCACCAAGAGCCTCTACGCCCGCGACCCGGACGGGCTGGAGTTCGAGGTGGTCTGGCTGGTCCCCGCCGACCGGCTCGACGACGCGGCCCGTGCCGCGCGCACCCGGATCGGTCGGCTCGACCTGGACCGCGAGCGGCAGCGCTACGGCGGGCAGACCCGGGGCGGGGTCGGCGTCTCCGTCCCGGCCTGA
- a CDS encoding MarR family winged helix-turn-helix transcriptional regulator, whose protein sequence is MTRWLDPDEQRTWRAFLAASRALMETLDRELQRDAGMPHAYYEILVRLSEAPGRELRMTDLALATGSSRSRLSHAVARLEAAGWVRRRDCPTDRRGQFAVLTDEGFAALAAAAPGHVEGVRRHLFDALSPAQVDQLRRLSESLVDHLGVDRPLS, encoded by the coding sequence ATGACGCGGTGGTTGGACCCCGACGAGCAACGCACCTGGCGGGCCTTCCTGGCCGCCTCCCGGGCGCTGATGGAAACCCTCGACCGTGAGCTGCAACGCGACGCCGGCATGCCGCACGCGTACTACGAGATCCTGGTCCGGCTCTCCGAGGCACCCGGGCGGGAGCTGCGGATGACCGACCTGGCCCTGGCCACCGGCTCCTCGCGCAGCCGCCTGTCGCACGCGGTTGCCCGACTGGAGGCCGCCGGCTGGGTACGCCGCCGGGACTGTCCGACCGACCGCCGGGGGCAGTTCGCCGTGCTCACCGACGAGGGCTTCGCCGCGCTCGCCGCTGCCGCGCCCGGCCACGTCGAGGGGGTACGCCGTCACCTGTTCGACGCGCTCAGCCCGGCGCAGGTCGACCAGTTGCGCCGGCTCAGCGAGTCCCTCGTGGACCATCTGGGTGTCGATCGACCCTTATCCTGA